A stretch of Linepithema humile isolate Giens D197 chromosome 3, Lhum_UNIL_v1.0, whole genome shotgun sequence DNA encodes these proteins:
- the LOC136998720 gene encoding uncharacterized protein, whose product MLNLDEALNCADLEALNKTVIAAQEKADIYKHQQTDAIISDDDIFFKHKNAFKALKKRLMDTPRYACVSCEKLCYKKNVSEIIKAKIDNPVWKDLMIHVKKQQINAQYICIYCKQKFCQGLMPAYCILNNLFTNNVPEVISSLNTFEKILIQRAKAFQTVVKMTTVMNKKLPERQMIQKVKGRTFHLPLPIQETLNKLCSNTDAININHELYILVRGIPTKSKIIWEEMVNVKKVFDALIWLKNNNPLYSEIILPNSHNELSLEKLNNLEFQMQEDENVAKDVLDEEHVSLSNNLETEIQGTKNLGDAAFNQHEAMLTQVINDENDGYYEQYTIYPLYEKRTNKTATALYQMLKVYDLPLDNREKSLDLLCFPDLYSFGINGQHETRQVKLHDHEFVKCRLMSKHPQYRLNQQYLFFLLNNTNIRQLNRGIFHKMNVTNPQVRYTAAEYLEAMSKELLESDLTTIFSTLRNTEQFWSKPRNNLNCMTQHYGPATWFLTLSPAEWLWEELGEYIREVNGWCDSSACTSVLVARDPVSTSRFLDNTFRAMLDFICSKDHPIGEVTHYFWRREYQGRGIQHFHLLIWIKNAPILGESSIEEVSKFILKYISCKMPDKNISPLLYRRVNTHQRHKHNDYCLRSKKVGRKVVRRCRFGFPRPVTETLSIRDVTTAIAGRKQLKHRSRLYDLPRTEDESNINDYNPVLLTAWEGNMDIQFIGEKSSLLTWYITKYMNKAGKCELSDTIINTNKSLMSYLWSIALRFTSNRECGALEAADTLLGIALYGTDPNTTIRWLDVNRIRCRKLKTRKEIEVLDDQSTDIFCESLIDNHYPQRPKELECMSLYEFAKWYDITKIKPQNKFVEFYKFKNGYLRRRQRGYLINHYRYNVNTQPEKYFFALLLLFELWRELEELRNGCDTYAESFHKVKLHLTEALQYHEKLEELQKAFENAKELVQQHLDEVQKHESQDDPDNPIGVQNIEAGEAMQDFKDLGDKNIKDIDVSEMIAKLNIDQKRVFDRVITIIESDKSILRLYVSGEGGTGKSYLIKTVKCWIKQNLKKDTAVAAPTGIAAFNIDGLTVHRLLQLPVEHGNTPKYKRLSDHVLKLLRAELKDVILFIIDEVSMISNLTLMYIHLRLSEIFDSSDCDDGWFGKRHILLFGDLLQLPPVHEDSVFKDLSNEKVNKYIGCLQTVNLRTTLFDYDELTINMRQQEDESYRELLSRIRIGLLTKSDYEILENRKISFTENSFEFRLNELCDFINNLPSDTVCLLPTCHMCDVLNAAMLSRIASKEILLIAEDTIECIPYIKKKILKVLENNDDDNSKTAGLSKQIVIKIGAKVMIRRNIDASLGLVNGTIAKVISVVQDISNGYIEKIKLLLPSGLEYLIERVNVKFAVMEKAYVIRKQFPLCLSYGITVHKSQGLSLQNAIMDIGNSVFSHGQVYVALSRVTSSDGLHLINFDPSSIEASEEAIVEYNRLKQIHKSKTDIISVSKEKYRKIKDILWVQPKIISSVQESHKKVRKNITWVTHGFQNIHSPEKKAVH is encoded by the coding sequence tttgtcaagGTTTAATGCCTGCGTATTgcattttgaataatctttttacaaataatgtgcCTGAAGTAATATCATCTCTTAATACATTTGAAAAGATTCTTATACAGAGAGCTAAAGCATTTCAAACTGTTGTTAAAATGACAACTgttatgaacaaaaaattacctgaaaggcaaatgatacaaaaagttAAAGGTAGAACATTTCATTTACCACTTCCTATACAAgagacattaaacaaattatgttctaataccgatgcaataaatattaatcatgaattatatatcttagtcAGAGGTATTCccacaaaatcaaaaattatatgggAAGAGAtggtaaatgttaaaaaagtatttgatgcATTAATAtggttaaagaataataatcctttgtattctgaaataatattaccaAATAGTCATAATGAATTatctttggaaaaattaaataatctggAATTCCAGATGCAAGAGGatgaaaatgttgcaaaagaTGTATTGGATGAGGAGCATGTGtcattaagtaataatttagaaaccgAAATACAGGGAACAAAAAATCTTGGAGATGCTGCATTCAATCAGCATGAGGCAATGCTAACTCAGGttattaatgatgaaaatgatgGTTATTATGAgcaatatactatatatccattatatgaaaagagaacaaataaaactgcaacagctttatatcaaatgttaaaagtcTATGATTTACCTTTGGATAATCGTGAGAAATCTTTggatttattatgttttccagatttatattcttttggtATTAATGGACAGCACGAAACTAGGCAGGTCAAGCTTCATGATCATGAATTTGTTAAATGTCGTTTAATGTCTAAACATCCACAGTATAGATTAAATCAACAATACCtattctttttgttaaataatacgaatatCCGTCAATTAAATCGTGGAATTTTTCATAAGATGAATGTAACTAATCCACAAGTTCGTTATACGGCTGCGGAATATTTAGAAGCAATGTCCAAAGAATTGTTAGAATCCGATTTAACCACAATATTTTCGACACTAAGGAATACGGAACAATTTTGGAGTAAAccgcgaaataatttaaattgtatgacaCAACATTACGGACCTGCAACATGGTTTCTAACATTAAGTCCCGCTGAATGGTTATGGGAAGAGTTAGGTGAATATATTCGTGAAGTAAATGGATGGTGCGATTCTTCGGCATGCACCAGTGTACTTGTTGCTAGAGATCCTGTGTCAACATCGAGATTTCTCGATAATACGTTTCGTGCGATGCTTGACTTTATTTGTTCCAAAGATCATCCGATCGGAGAAGTCACTCATTATTTTTGGCGACGAGAATACCAAGGTAGAGGCatacaacattttcatttattaatttggataaaaaatgCTCCAATTCTTGGTGAATCTTCTATTGAAGaagtttccaaatttattttaaaatatataagctgTAAAAtgccagataaaaatatttcaccatTATTGTATAGACGTGTTAATACGCATCAACGACACAAACATAATGATTACTGTCTCCGTTCTAAAAAAGTTGGACGTAAAGTTGTTCGGAGATGTCGTTTTGGATTTCCTCGTCCTGTCACTGAGACGTTAAGTATAAGAGATGTCACAACTGCCATAGCAGGtagaaagcaattaaaacataGAAGCAGGCTTTATGATCTTCCGCGAACTGAAGatgaaagtaatataaatgattataatcctGTTCTTCTTACTGCATGGGAAGGAAATAtggatatacaatttattggcgAAAAGTCGTCACTGCTTACCTGGtacattactaaatatatgaataaagcgGGAAAATGTGAGTTGTctgatactattattaatacgaATAAATCATTGATGAGCTATCTTTGGAGTATTGCCTTGCGATTTACGAGTAATAGAGAATGTGGAGCTCTTGAAGCTGCTGATACATTACTGGGTATTGCTTTATATGGAACTGATCCAAATACAACTATTAGATGGTTAGATGTTAATCGAATAAGatgtagaaaattgaaaactcgTAAAGAGATTGAAGTACTTGATGATCAATCgacagatatattttgtgaatcttTGATAGATAACCACTATCCACAGAGACCAAAAGAATTAGAATGTATGTCTCTTTATGAGTTTGCAAAATGGTatgatattacaaaaatcaaaccacaaaataagtttgttgaattctataaatttaaaaatggatatCTTAGACGACGACAGCGTGGATatcttattaatcattatagatataatgttaatacacAACCGGAAAAGTATTTCTTTGCGTTATTACTTCTGTTCGAACTGTGGAGAGAATTAGAAGAGCTTAGAAATGGATGTGATACTTATGCAGAATCATTTCACAAGGTAAAACTACATTTAACAGAAGCATTACAATATCACGAAAAACtagaagaattgcaaaaagcaTTTGAAAATGCTAAAGAGTTAGTGCAGCAACATTTAGATGAAGTACAAAAACATGAGTCGCAAGATGATCCTGACAATCCAATAGGTGTTCAAAATATAGAAGCTGGTGAAGCGATGCAAGATTTTAAGGATCtcggtgataaaaatattaaagatattgatgTATCAGAAATGAttgcgaaattaaatatagatcaaAAAAGAGTATTCGATAgagttattactattatagagtcagataaatcaatattgcgATTATATGTTAGTGGAGAAGGTGGTActggaaaaagttatttaattaaaactgttaagtgctggataaaacaaaatctcaaaaaagatACTGCTGTAGCAGCACCTACTGGCATAGCAGCGTTTAATATAGACGGTTTGACAGTTCATAGATTGCTTCAATTACCTGTTGAACATGGTAATACTCCTAAATATAAACGATTGTCTGATCATGTGTTAAAACTTTTACGAGCGGAACTTAAagatgttattctttttataatcgatgaagtatcaatgatatctaatttgactttaatgtacatacatcttcgattgtctgaaatatttgattcaagTGATTGTGATGATGGCTGGTTTGGTAAAAGGCATATTCTTTTGTTTGGAGATTTGCTTCAATTGCCTCCTGTACATGAAGATTCTGTCTTTAAAGATTTGTCAAATGAAAAAGTTAACAAATATATCGGTTGCCTACAGACTGTAAATTTGAGGActacattatttgattacgaTGAGTTGACAATTAATATGCGCCAGCAAGAAGATGAGTCTTATCGTGAATTATTGTCAAGAATTCGTATTGGTTTATTAACAAAGTctgattatgaaattttggaaaataggaaaatatcttttacagaAAATTCCTTCGAATTtagattaaatgaattatgtgattttattaacaatttgccatCAGATACCGTTTGTTTATTGCCCACTTGTCACATGTGTGACGTTTTGAATGCTGCAATGTTAAGTCGTATTGcttcgaaagaaatattattaattgctgaAGATACAATTGAATGTAttccatatataaaaaagaaaatattaaaagtgttggaaaataatgatgatgataattctAAAACAGCTGGGCTTTCgaaacaaattgttataaaaattggggCAAAAGTTATGATAAGGCGTAATATTGATGCTAGTTTGGGTCTTGTTAATGGTACAATTGCTAAAGTCATTTCAGTTGTACAAGATATTTCTAACggttatatagaaaaaattaagcttCTTTTGCCATCaggtttagaatatttaattgaaagagTAAATGTCAAATTTGCGGTGATGGAGAAAGCATATGTTATTCGaaaacaatttccattgtGTCTAAGTTACGGAATTACTGTTCATAAAAGCCAAGGCCTGAGTTTGCAGAATGCTATTATGGACATAGgtaattctgtatttagtCACGGCCAAGTTTATGTTGCATTGTCACGAGTAACATCTTCAGATGGATTgcatttgatcaattttgacCCTTCATCTATAGAAGCTAGTGAAGAAGCTATTGTTgaatataatcgattaaaacAAATACACAAATCCAAAAcagatataatttctgtttcaaaagaaaagtatcgtaaaataaaagatattttatgggTACAACCCAAAATAATTAGTTCTGTTCAAGAATCACATAAAaaagttcgaaaaaatattacttgggTCACACAtggttttcaaaatatacactcacccgaaaaaaaagcggtacactga